In one Butyrivibrio proteoclasticus B316 genomic region, the following are encoded:
- a CDS encoding HU family DNA-binding protein, with protein sequence MNKTELIDAIAKEAGLSKKDAAAALNAFTDTVTKELKKKGKVQLVGFGTFETTKRAARTGKNPQTGAAIKIPASVAPKFKAGKALKDLVNKK encoded by the coding sequence ATGAACAAGACAGAACTTATCGATGCAATCGCTAAGGAAGCAGGACTTTCAAAGAAGGACGCTGCTGCAGCACTCAACGCTTTCACAGACACAGTAACAAAGGAGCTTAAGAAAAAGGGAAAGGTTCAGCTTGTTGGTTTCGGTACATTCGAGACAACAAAGAGAGCTGCTAGAACAGGTAAGAATCCTCAGACTGGCGCTGCTATCAAGATTCCTGCATCTGTAGCACCTAAGTTCAAAGCTGGTAAGGCTCTTAAGGATCTTGTAAACAAGAAATAA
- a CDS encoding GGDEF domain-containing protein, protein MSRYGIGTVTIDTNLNIANIGEENSDKLVVDLNKNFLEMILPDDRHLIYEMIEKITEKEPYSFCFRFMGDKGEENWVIALCYKKEISGNDYYQITMQDISELEEKISMDSLDFGTGLWDKKTIVEYAKFRCAHPSGVFNLCILDIDNFKNINDTKGHSFGDKVLKDVSTTIRNILGSHGKAGRIGGDEMMLIIDDAPDNPSLRTFLKPIRESIQNLYRDQNGNPLITVSVGSARFPTDLSEYDALFDLADKMLYRAKSRGKNRYVMYNPDIHGKIVDGLYREENKTIKDAAPVDKIRLVLDTIEDLLEAEGAVSEQLLKIIGTYELDHVYVFYGDVSNSFCGFKMLESTETSTEKGIKRIVEVTADISFVKDEDFDQHFNSNGVFVIDSPEKQLGSGTRADSYFASHDIKHAFIYKMKDVFNGGYVFFYNTNELSRKFPQPDITDFTYLGKMIEIALKSR, encoded by the coding sequence ATGAGCAGATACGGAATTGGTACTGTAACAATAGACACAAATTTGAATATAGCAAACATTGGTGAAGAAAACTCTGATAAGTTAGTGGTTGACCTTAATAAAAATTTTTTAGAGATGATACTTCCGGATGATCGTCATCTGATCTATGAGATGATTGAAAAAATCACAGAAAAAGAGCCTTATTCATTCTGCTTTAGATTTATGGGAGATAAGGGAGAAGAGAACTGGGTAATTGCTCTGTGCTATAAAAAAGAAATTTCCGGAAATGATTATTACCAGATAACGATGCAGGATATTTCTGAATTGGAAGAAAAGATATCCATGGACAGCCTGGATTTTGGGACAGGGCTTTGGGATAAAAAGACGATTGTTGAATATGCAAAGTTTAGATGTGCGCATCCGTCCGGTGTTTTTAACCTTTGCATACTTGATATAGATAACTTTAAGAATATCAACGATACTAAGGGACATTCTTTTGGTGATAAAGTTCTTAAGGATGTTAGTACAACCATCAGAAATATTCTTGGTAGCCACGGTAAGGCAGGAAGAATAGGAGGCGATGAAATGATGCTTATTATTGATGATGCACCTGATAACCCATCGCTTCGTACATTTTTAAAACCTATCCGTGAGAGCATACAGAACTTATACAGGGATCAGAATGGCAATCCGCTTATAACAGTTTCAGTTGGTTCAGCCAGGTTTCCAACTGACCTTTCTGAGTACGACGCTTTGTTTGATCTTGCTGATAAGATGTTGTATAGAGCCAAGAGCAGGGGCAAGAACAGATATGTCATGTACAATCCTGATATTCATGGGAAGATTGTCGATGGCTTATACAGGGAAGAAAATAAAACTATCAAGGATGCAGCGCCTGTCGATAAGATAAGGCTTGTGCTTGATACTATTGAAGACTTACTTGAAGCTGAAGGGGCAGTTTCAGAACAGCTTCTTAAGATAATAGGCACATACGAGCTTGATCATGTCTATGTATTTTATGGAGATGTGTCTAATAGCTTTTGTGGTTTTAAAATGCTTGAGAGTACAGAAACTTCAACGGAGAAAGGAATTAAGCGTATAGTAGAAGTAACAGCCGATATATCTTTTGTTAAAGATGAAGATTTTGACCAGCATTTTAATTCCAATGGTGTATTTGTGATAGATAGTCCTGAAAAACAGCTTGGGTCAGGCACAAGAGCCGACAGCTATTTTGCATCTCATGATATTAAACATGCCTTCATATATAAGATGAAGGATGTGTTTAATGGGGGCTATGTATTCTTTTATAATACGAACGAATTATCGAGAAAATTCCCACAACCGGATATAACTGACTTTACTTATCTGGGTAAAATGATAGAAATTGCTCTCAAAAGCAGGTAA